The Salvia splendens isolate huo1 chromosome 20, SspV2, whole genome shotgun sequence nucleotide sequence taattttaaattcatttggTTCCCTTTTCGAATTTTGCATTGGATCTTAGATTCTACACTCTTTCCATATCGTCTTCAGTTATCGTGCTCTGTTGAAAATTGTCAATATCGGACGATGCAAACAAATACACTAGATTTATGGTTCCACATTAAACCACAATTTCTCTCTTCCCaccaaatatatttttttctttcccaACGATCTCTGTTGTTTCCTCAAATTTCAGAGAAACTGGTGGCTGCAATCATGGCCCGTGCTTGTGGACATGCACTCAAGGCTGCACCCTATTGCCCACAACTCATATGGTTTAAGAGCATTTCAAGGTAACACTTGTATTGCATCATTCAATTCACACCGGCATAGCATATAATTTAACATGAGTTGCATAAATTCATAATAATCCTTGTATGAATAAGTTGAGCTTTTTTTTACTAGCATATCAACGAGTAATTCCCAACTttgttgaaaatatttaaaattggaTAAAAAGGTTTGCTTGCTAACATATTACTCTTGTTTTATTATTCCTATTATTCtccaaacaacaacaaaaacacataaaataaattcaTCTATCCATCCAAATCACACATCTGAGGCTCTTTCCTTGATGCAGCAAATCGAAAGCTTTGTTGATCTCTTCAAACCCCACCTCATGCGTCACAAACTTATCCAGCTCTAATTCCTGCACCAACACGAACACGAATCACTCAATAACGAACACGACTACAATAGCAACACGATATAACATACCTTGTCCATGTACTTGTTAACGAGGATCGGTATGTCCAACTTTGGCTTGAGGCCTCCGAACAAAGATCCCAAGATAATCTTTCCACTATGAAGGACTTCCGTGGATGCGAATTTCAGTAGCGAGCCGGGTCTATCCACCCCCACCACGATCGTCTTACCCCACCCCTGTACATTGCATAACGTTAATCGGTATAAATCTATTTTTTCATGGGTGAAGATCGGAGGACAAACCTTTCGACAGCAGGCATATGCCTCCTCGACTAAGGATGCCCTTCCAACGCATTCGAAGCAGTAATCTGCCCCTCCATCAGTCAACTCATTTACCATCTGAAACAGAGCGATACTCTGCTCAGAAGCTCATTGAGATTGAAGATTTATTCATTGTTGTGTTCATGCATGATGTATATTTATACCTGGCTTACAGATTTTTCAGTGCAGCTGGTAGAATCAATGAAATCAGTTACTCCAAATTTTTTACCTACATTTTTGACATTTAGATTACACCAGATGTTGTTCAATATTGGTAGTTAATTAGAACCAATTCCAAATTGTACTTACTTAGTGCAAACTTGTTAGGGTTCACATCAATGCCAATGATTCTAGCAGCACCACACAATCTTGCCCCTTCTGCAACCTTCGTACAAACACGAGCTTATGTACATTGTTGGGGTTCAGaccatcccacatcggggaaTTATTAATTGTTTAGGGTCCAAGAAGGACTTAATagcatactaatgtggagttcagGTGTGAATGGCCGAACCCCCACATACATATTTACATGAAAACAAAAGTGAAACGAGACTCTTACTGCCAATCCAATTGACCCCAAACCGAAGATGGCAACTGTAGATCCTCGTTCGACACTTGCAGACCTCCACGCTGCTCCCACGCCTGGAAAAAGTCACATGTTGGGTCAAATTCTATGCCCAATCAAGCTAGAAGTATGTAGCATACCTGTGGAGACTCCACAAGCAAGGAGGCAAGCCCTGCTAGGAGGGATTGCTGGGTTGAGTTTGATCACGTTAGCACGATGAACAACTGTGTACTCTGTGAAGCTAGACACGAACATGAAATGGTGTATAGTCTGTCCGTTGAGGTCTCTGAATCTGCTCGTTCCATCGTGCATCCAGGGATCGACTCTAAATGGGAATTCGGTACACAGGTTGCTCTTCTTCGATTTGCAATCTCTACACTCGCCACAATCTGACATAAATACGGGGATAACCATATCTCCTTCGACAACCTCAATAACGCCATCGCCCACGCTCTCCACCATGCTTCAGGCACACATTCCACAAAATTTTAACCAAACAATTCCACTATCTCAAATTCATTtgtaaatagaaaatgaattacCCAACTGCTTCATGTCCCAGGATTCTCGGAAAACAAGCGGGAGGCACCTATcgtcaaataaaacaaaaataactataacaatatctcacatcggtgtaGATAGTAATATAAGTTTCATATAAATTTAACTGCTTTATATGTGAGCCAGTTCAATAGAGGGTTGGTCCAACCCGATCGGAAAAAACAATATCTCAAGTGGACGTAAAGAGAGAACTGAAACCACTATGCAAGTTAAGATAAAAGTTAAGATAAGATAGACGAGTTGATTAATGATCACGCCAATTGGTATTAGAAATGAAAATAGAAGGGTGAAGGAGAAAACATACGACCAAGTTGAAGAAAGTAAGATCGCTATGACAAAGAGAAGTGCAAATGATTTTGATGCGAAGTTCGCCGGATTTAGGAGGATCCACAACCACCTCCTCGATAACGAGCGGCGCCCCAGCTGCTCTCGCCACCGCCGCTGCAAACCACTTATTACAAACAGTCTCACACGATGAAATCAATGCTAAGTAATTTACCTCGGCATGTAATGGCTTTGCCCGCAGTGGAGGTGTTGTTGTTAGCCATTAATCTCAAAGCTTCAACTGATTTTCGATTATTcattgtatatttaatattggTGGAGGATAATTACTCTGTCTGGATTCATACTTATCACTGCGAATTTACAACCAGGATTGAGGCTTGCTAGATACTGACTACCACCATTGACTTTCATTTTGTGGTCCAAAATTTGAGTTTTCACCATTTAATTTCTCACTGCCAAAATGACTACCGTCTTATGGTTTTGAATTTGTCACGTGAATCTAATTATTCAATAGTATTGATACTGTCTTTTGGTCATCCAAACCAATGAAGAAATAGCAGCTTAAAAATGATTGTCAccaaatttatttatcttttgtcCAAATTTGAATACGAGATTGGCTCAGTCATTGgtcattgaaaaataaatttctagaactaaattttaaaataaaactaaaagcttatgtattttttaatgtaaaattgatcaACTATGGAAaaagtatataaaaattaatgattAGTAGTGTTGTTAATAAAGAACTCAACTCATTACAAAGACAAATTCATCAAAAATATGAAACGATTAATTTTTATGGATGATCCCAAATGGAAAAACAGCATGAACGATTATGAACGGAGCCGGTAtcgaaaaaaaaactactccctcaTTCCCtcaaaaatatgcactctttctttttttgtccgtcccacaagaatatgctctttttaattttgaaaagttttttctCACTAATGaagtgggactcattctccaataataatactttatttactttttctcatcacatctctcttactctaccaattttacattaaaatccgtgccgaccccgaagtacatattctttggggatgtAGGGAGTATTTTTATAGATTGTTTCATATAGATTGTCCCATTTTCTTCTATTATGGcaaattaatgtaattaatcATTAATAGATATAATTAAGCTCATTATTAACAAATATACTTTCTGAGGCGAAAGAGTAAGTATTTATCAGAAGCGTATAATTTTTACAATTGATAAATATTAAACATAATTTTAATTACTATTTCCTCAGccacattaaaaatgaaacattttcctttttaagttATTCTATTAAAACGAAACGTTTTCCCTTTTTGAATTGTCTTGATAAAAATGAACGTTTTCTTAAATGGAAACTACATCATCTCTAATTTTTCATCTCTATTACTTACTCTATTTTCATTAACTTAcaaacaacattacataaaatctcgtatcGAAAATTAAATGTTCCATATTTATTGTGACGGGTGAGTAGCTTTTAGtcttaaaaaatgataaaaaaaaaattccctaGTCATGCCATGTTTAGTCTTGTAGTATAGATGCTTTGCATTGTAGCGTTCAAAATATTGCAGTATATCGTTATAATATATGTTGCAGaataatgtttataatattgcaTGCTAAGTTGTTGTCACGTTGTCATTTTAATAAGAGTTGACATATTAATATAAACCTATGTTTATATacaaaccaaaaatatttt carries:
- the LOC121780543 gene encoding alcohol dehydrogenase-like 7 isoform X1, with the translated sequence MNNRKSVEALRLMANNNTSTAGKAITCRAAVARAAGAPLVIEEVVVDPPKSGELRIKIICTSLCHSDLTFFNLVVPPACFPRILGHEAVGMVESVGDGVIEVVEGDMVIPVFMSDCGECRDCKSKKSNLCTEFPFRVDPWMHDGTSRFRDLNGQTIHHFMFVSSFTEYTVVHRANVIKLNPAIPPSRACLLACGVSTGVGAAWRSASVERGSTVAIFGLGSIGLAVAEGARLCGAARIIGIDVNPNKFALSKKFGVTDFIDSTSCTEKSVSQMVNELTDGGADYCFECVGRASLVEEAYACCRKGWGKTIVVGVDRPGSLLKFASTEVLHSGKIILGSLFGGLKPKLDIPILVNKYMDKELELDKFVTHEVGFEEINKAFDLLHQGKSLRCVIWMDR
- the LOC121780543 gene encoding alcohol dehydrogenase-like 7 isoform X2 translates to MNNRKSVEALRLMANNNTSTAGKAITCRAGAPLVIEEVVVDPPKSGELRIKIICTSLCHSDLTFFNLVVPPACFPRILGHEAVGMVESVGDGVIEVVEGDMVIPVFMSDCGECRDCKSKKSNLCTEFPFRVDPWMHDGTSRFRDLNGQTIHHFMFVSSFTEYTVVHRANVIKLNPAIPPSRACLLACGVSTGVGAAWRSASVERGSTVAIFGLGSIGLAVAEGARLCGAARIIGIDVNPNKFALSKKFGVTDFIDSTSCTEKSVSQMVNELTDGGADYCFECVGRASLVEEAYACCRKGWGKTIVVGVDRPGSLLKFASTEVLHSGKIILGSLFGGLKPKLDIPILVNKYMDKELELDKFVTHEVGFEEINKAFDLLHQGKSLRCVIWMDR